The DNA segment atgagcttgagatctttcgcagtagtttcaccataaacacatagaatatcaccactagctagcacaaaacgaatcatcttatcggcacacacaacttcagcatggttttcacgaagaaagtccatgcctactatgacatcgaagcttccgagctgcattggaatgagattaatcgggaatacatgattgttgagcttgagggtacaatcacggagcacagaattgacagcaatggttcttccggtagcgatttctacttcgaagggtgtcgaaagataagagcgcttacgtctaagaagcttctcaaattcaaatgacacaaagcagttatcggctccagtatcaaacaaacatgatgcatatataccattcacaaggaacgtaccattgaccacgttgttatcagcttgagcctggcgtgcattgatgttgaaggttctggcgtgagcggcttgttgttgaggctgttgttgttgttgctggggttgttgagcttcttgtttcaccaccctgttcgggcaccggtttgcgaagtggttagggtcaccacatgcaaagcaggtccgaacattgtttgccggggcctatGCAGCTTGtggagcttgaggagcttgaggagcagggagtagagcctggttgacagcggcttgagcttgagcttgacggggaccatagcggcaattcgcagtgaaatgcccgtaaacgttgcagtggacacagaaacggcaggccacacccaccgggtgatgataagaacatgtagcacagagtgggtgggggccggtgtacgcacgcttcgctggcggcgcattgatcactggtgcagtgcgctgtggttgttgctgttgtgctGGCACAGACTGAAtgggagcagcagtggttgcggcagcgcaactcttgttcttctttctcctttttgaagacttggaggcttgGGTAGTGGTGTTATCGGTTGATGCTGCGGTGACTTGATGCAAAGACTTGGTTTgtttatcccagaaaccagccttcactcgcttgtcgttaatctcagcggcgagtaggtaggtttcctcgatcgttgcgggcttggaggcgtgaacaaaatctgcgacacaatccggaagagcacggatgtatttcttgatggtcatgtcagaagtcttgacctggtcgggacatatgatactcaattgcttgaaacgggcggtgagaccagcattgtctccctccttttgcttgataccccagaactcatcctccaacttttggcgttcgtggggaggacagaactcgtccatcatgatcgctttcaattctttccacgtcagctcgtatgcagcgtcgttcccgcgcttgttcctttcggcggtccaccagtccaaagctcgtgactggaagacaccggtagcattgagagtacggaggtgatctgggcatccgctttgacgaagggtgacttctaccgagtcaaaccaatgaaacagagccgtagggccatcttcaccggtaaactcttttggcccacatgccttgaattgtttgaagctaaaagtagctttgttgggatctttgggcgtgagggttcgggattcctcagatgacttgcttgcgttctcgaacacaTCACTGACGGCTTTCGCCAGggtcttagagatgatagcagccagacgtcgatctcttttctcctggcgggtaagacgcgagcgtgatctcggttgtccagatgacgacatggtctgcaatagacatcgtcacaggctcaacacaacgaattcgagtctcacacgttcttagatctctaaagcttagaatcacgtcgcatctctcgtcacgtaacacatataatcacataagcacataatcatagaggcacataagcacagaagcaattagggaacataagcacagaagcaattagggcacataagcacagaagcaattagggcacataagcaattaagcaaatagagcacttaatttcctaaacacgtacgcatttttatcacagaggcaATTAATGTCACGTAATTCCTCCTAACAGTACGCAGTAGCACACTTAGTTTCCTAACCGCCTCTAAGTTTTGAATATAGCGGTCACATACAACACATCGAGTAGCTTAGTATGGCGTAGCGTAGCatactggtttcgtttagatcacatcaacagggatttgaatcgagataggatagcaacaaaggtcacgcagattgataacaaatggagtaaccaacaaatcttaaaacacgtaaacaggtaaatcatataaaatcaacaaagcaacacttaaaatcggaaaatggattgtctgcggctactagactttgactaaccatggcaatttaactattcacagttgacttgtcgtcactttcgactctaggggacatgtttctgcctcgattcttgggcattatgcatgcgcattctaggtcatactcgtgagttcagatcgttggagtccgtcaattgcctcggcgagataaaataaagttggaataactgccaaggttagggtttcacccctagctcagcaatttcttccttgttttaagaaaatctagaggaaagttttcatcaaattacgggtttcaaccctaatttggtataattctcccccgtttgttgatggAAATTcacacaaaataattggcaaaaatttgtaatttaggcaggaatttgcgggtttcactcctaatcccgtccaaattacgaaatttggctcggagttcggatgtaatgatagaatagaaggaaacaacatagaataagcacataaacttggtctcttggttcctaactatagtctaggtctctaaggcagcgatccggactagatcgtgtctaacctaattccctatagttatggctctgataccaacctgtcacaccccaaccgatggcggaatcatcggggcgcggcactgagcgaaacagattgttcagaagtttccataacaactaacatacaattcagttacacaacacgtcccataccgtgtcccaaacaatatcaagttatcatagaaatcaactaaacaatatgggaactgttccgacaactcaaattcttaattattacaaaccgaaagtaaatattgttttaagacctctagacggctatccgtaaatcttactgactacaggtgccagtacaagatctacagataattatggccctggagcaggcacgtggacactgtcctaaggtcacaggctcctagaagcttattattgcctcgcttccctagcacgctagtagcttaaacacctgtcacatacgttaaaataaaagtcaatacatataatgtaaaggtgagtacacaagtttgatatagcatatagagttcgaatagtttacgcataaccaagcacgtacacaagggcaaacgatgcatgtaaattatcaacatgggaccatcgataccaatgacttcgagttgactgtccgagacagttcgcaatacatgattaccaccgtaatccatgcaagtaattgtccttagcaacccccgtgtgaacgggtgctgagtccaaactgtagtactacgttgctaaagcaggcagatagcactccacgtgtaaacataataaacagcaatcatttagacaagtaatacatgcaagtaggttagcgttcaaatagtttgtgttgtttgtgaatttgatagattacgtatgtaacacccaaaagtgctgaaagcaaaaagggatcgagtatactcacagtggttgattgtggattgaagggagcactgagaataggttagcctgaatagttcgataacacaacgatgagtaacgcggaaaaagtaaacaatgtacttggatcgagtaggccattcgatcggacagcagttcgatcgagtggactgttcgattggtttgaaagtccgttcgaacatccattcgttcggctggctggctcgatcggctggtctcttcaagtggattgtttcttcctttgatgtgaaggatgtgtttgtgtatgatggtttgtactacctttcaagttggtcgatcgaacagctgttcgatcggttagcccaaccgatcggttagcattgcattgttttcaaatatgtcactcgatcggttggtatgatcgatcgggtgacatttCAATGTTTTGAagagtctaagtgttttgaagtatagtatctcatgattcgagcagtaatgattacaatcgagtggcgtagtcgatcgaacagtacctcgtcaatactacactttgtgagttggtgggtctaagtgctagtcgatcggttagcctagccgatcggccggcatagtcgttcggttgggctgttcgatcgaacagcctagccgttcggccagcttctcgattcggtgaacctatcacttaacacttggttattcccgttaattgttgatgttttagagatattttgactacgagttgaaccacagaGCTGAAGttcctacttagtctactgactcgagcaggaatcacccaagctcggccagaggcggtttggaacttaagtttaacgtttaacccggaatcggtatatctctcggtagaacccgaatcttgaaccatgtgtttgtttagaatggtttataaatcAGTTCAAGctcgttttcaccggtttgagtgtaaaagagttgaaagatagatgaaaacccatcttccaatccttttccaccgtgaaatgttaagatctttggaagattttaagttattgatgtggaaatcggttagatctagcttattcatggttgaatgaagtcaagaacatgaagttcttgatgaacaccaagaacaccatgatgacatcactcaagaacacctagatcttggtgatttcatggatgaaattcagattttgaaagatagaaagatggagaatcgattaatgaacaaaaacgtacaaagattagagcgaaatacttaccggtttgagagaaatctgagatttagtgagaagaagaggctggtcggtcagagcttttccaaaagtggaaagcttgacaaggacagccctatttataggcttccaaaagaggaaaggtcagctgatcgaacagcatccctgatcgagcagctgtccgatcgaacagcctgttcgatcggctagcctgttcgatcaggttgccctgttcgatcggcttgcctggtttttgagtgtttcgcgacgatttttgatatttcgacttagaacgatgatttgaggatgatagaattcctaatcaaattacttttagttccaactactatatctaacatacaagcatccttacaccacggtttggattcgatttcgattgagtttgattcacctttgagtcttgattgatttgattgattcaccacacactttaacataaaagtaaacatgcacaagtaacacataaggcacacacacacgtataaaaagtactaaaatccccacacttgagttcgatgattgatttgattagcttgattattgattgactagctttattgcattgttacttcctatcattcacagtcggtcgtcgATTCACAGTTCGCTTaacggtcgattagtttgattatacaacacttactccaaataatacgaaaatcaaaatgaaactaaaatgaaattaatctttattaatctttaattccaataacagtcaacacttgactttgactttgacttttggaaaacacggggtgttacatttgaGCCCCTGGCCTTATAAATTCAAAACAGTTTGAGTCCTTCTGTTACAGTGCCGTTTGTTTGACTGTTTGAGCTAGGGGTAAGACCGTCTTTTTGATTTATTTCTCTTCTAAAAACCCCAAAATTCACTATTAAGCCCTAATTTAGTCCCGCCAAAAACAAAGGCAGTTGATTGTGCAATCCCGATAACCCCAAATCGATGGTGTTCACATGGCGACTTCGTCCTCAAGGTCAATACTACGATCCTGAAGATATATATGGTAAGTTGATTGTGTCTTCTTCTTCAGGGGTATGTGCCATTTTCGGTTTGTTGAGAATGAGTTTGATGTTCTGATCATTTGTGTTAACAGGGAATGAACCCAGACTATTTTCGATAAAGATTAACCATGGAGGTGAGTTTACTGATTATCCAGGAAGGGAATATGTCAACGGAAAGGTTAGTTACATTGACTGGGTTGAGTTTGAAAACTTAAGTGCTGTTGTTCTTCGTGAAATGCTGAAAGATATAGTTTACTCTATAGATGATGTGTTCAATTATTTTGTTAAAGATCCTAATGTGTGTTTGGATTTTGGTCTTAGACACTTTACTGATGATGATGAGTTAGATTATGTGTATGACCAACTTAGAAGAGGATGCAAGTTAGTAGATTTGTATGTTGAAATAGGAGACTCTAGAATCAAGGATTCAACTGCAATGAGCCTGGCTTTACTAGATAATGTGGGTGAAGATAATGTGGTTGAGGGTGAGTCAGAAAGTAGTGAGGCAGTTTCTGAGGGTGAGTCACAAAGTAGTGATAAAGAGAACAGTGATGAAGATGGTCCAGATTACACATTTGATCAGGAACCAGATAATCCAGTGTTTGATTATAAAGTAGATATGAGTCAGTTCAAGGCATGTGTTGACTTTGATCCTGATGAAGTCAATGAGACAATTAAGGATGCTAGAAATGAGAATACTGAAGAACTTAGGCAGAAAGATATAACTTGTGATCATGAGGATTTTAGTGATAAAGATGATAACTGTACACTGCTAGACAAGGTTGCGAAGAAGGTAAGGAAGAAGAGAAAAAATACAGGTAATGTTAGTGACTCATACCTCCCATTTTCAATTGGTCAATTAATAGCAGATAAAAAACAATTGAACGACATGGTTAAGACATATGCTGTTAAGAGTAGAAGGCagatttatatattaaaaaatgataagTTGAGGTTCAGAGTTATTTGGACATTTAGGGGATAAGGGATTATATGTATAAGGTCATTAAGGGTATATTGGACATTTAACGATAGTCAAACAGTCAAATAAACGAAACTCAGACGGAAGAACTCAGAGTGTTATAAATTCATAAGGTCAGGagctcaaaaaaccaaaaaatgtaTTTAGAGGCCCAGGTTAATATTTGACACATACCACAGAAACGCAAATTGCATTTTCTCTAATCATTTGTTTGTCATACTTTTTGATTTCAAGCTTCACAAACCATGCCTCCAAAATTCCTCACTCTTGGCTGACTCCAATAGCCATCAGTGGGTCCAACCCCACTTCACTACGTGCCCTGCCCTACCCTCTCCTCATTTATAAATATCCACATCATCCCTACCGGTCTCGAATAAACCCTTTCACGCCGTTGGATATGCCCCGTGCTTCTCTCCTTTCAAATCCAAATTAAAATATCCTTTTTCATTACACCAAGATAACATTAATTAGCTTCTAATCTTCCAGTAATCTCACGGATATTCTCAACAATATTCTTCGCAACCGTTTATATGCGTGTCGCGTAAACATACAACTCTTGCATCCCTCAATGGCTGTGAGAGTAAAACGTGTCACTGATCCGTTAGATGATCGTGTCAAGAACCGAATCGTTGCTGCGTACCATAGCAGCGGCAGCGAACACAGCGGCACCGCCAGCCATATCAGTGACGACGATGATGATTCATCTCATTCCGTTCATTCACTCTCTTATCTTCTTCGTTGTTTCGATGAAGAAAACGATGACGACGATGCGATCAACACGGATGAACAAGACGTAAAGCCTCGTGCACACGAAAGTGATTCGgatttttcggattcggattcggatcaAGGCGAAGAAAAACTGGAAGAAATTAATTCGACAATGCGTAACCTAAACGTTGATAGGTTTAGAAACGTTCTGTTCTCGAATGTTTTGGAAGCTATGGCTGTTTTTCGCTGTTTAAAACCTAACACACAGATTCTCAACCGTAACGTCATGATGTTTTTACAGAAACTTGGTTACAACGCCGCGATCTGCAAAACAAAGTGGCGGAGCTGCGGCGGACTCACCGCCGGTAACTACGAGTTCATCGACGTCGTTCAGTCCGGTTCCGGTGTTCGTTACTTCATCGACGTCAACTTCGCCGGAGAGTTTCAGATCGCCAGACAAACGAATCAGTTCCGgcggtttttacaaaacttgcCGGTCGTTTTCGTCGGAAAAAGTGCAGATCTGAAGGTGATTGTGAAATTGATGAGTGATGAAATAAGGAGGTCGATGAAATGTAGGGGATTACTGCTTCCTCCGTGGAGGAAAAACCGGTTCATGCAGAATAAGTGGTTTGGGCCGTACCGGCGAACGGTGAACTATATTCCGGCGAATATTGCTTCTTGTTTGACGGTTCCAGTTAACCAGATGACAGCGAACGTTAAATGCAGTATGATTGGGTTTAGTGTTGTTGACAGTGCTCCGTTACTCAACGCGGCAACCCGTAcaagataaattaaaatatttCGTAATCTGGAAATGCTGCAATTTGACTTTTTTTAATCAGATAAGATAACAAGGGTAAATACAATATTGATGTTTCGCTCCAAATCTACTAATCAATGTTAAAAGTGTATAGTTCTTATAATATATTTATTGTAAAAATCGAACGctatttatttttatgattttcgaaTTTGATGCTAATTAATTGTAGTGTTTTTACACTGTCGGTATCATATTTAGTTTTTCTGTTTACTTATTTTCAGTTTTTAGTATTTTTAGTACCGATATCAATATCAGTTTGGTTCACGACTAAATCACAAAAACGAATGATAATTTTTGGATGGTTTACGATTTGATGGTTAAAAACGttctctaaaaaaaaaaaaaaaaaaaaaaaaaactaattatttGTCATCATCAAAACTGATCGATCATTAATTTTATTTAGTATAATTTTGTTGTTAGCATTAGTTCAGAAGTATATCTATATACTCTATACGCCTTAGTCAACGTTGGTGAGCCATGAACTGCCTTATTTTCTCATATCTATATACCCTATACGCATTAGTCCCGTTTGATATGTGATCACAAAAGCGGTATTGCTAGGCCGCCTCGCTCTTATCCAGGAGGTTACTTGCGCATTGACTCTAAAATGTAATGATATTTACAACGACCCCTTCcttatttttgttttttctaTAGTTCTAGttttatatatgtgtatatattgaATTTTTTTCCTTTAATTAACTTAAATTTAATTAAACAATGAACCGAACACATCATTTTTGGGGGTTTCCGATTGTGTCGAAATCAACCAAGAAGAAACAAGCCCGGAGAGATGGAAGAAAAGACGCAACGATACGTTTTATAAAAGAAATCATCATGTCTTAGAAATCCAAACGTATCAAAAATCAAATGACGTGCTTTAAAAACTTGAACATCCAGCTAAAAATTGGACACTTGTTTGCTACAGTAAAAAAAACTCACATACACTAAGTTGCATTCTAaaatgtaatataatataatatgtgaTATTAAACACAGAAGACGCCGGGGAGTGGCCTCGGGAAGGGATCGGGGGGCTGGCGTGGTGGGGGACCCCATCGGGGAACACCCCCACCTCCGGTCGATGATTCGGTGCAATTGGGGAAACTTCCCCGTCCTCCCCGATGATTGTTGTTGGtgatgtttgttgttgttgttgattggAGAGGGAAGATGATGAGGTGAAGGGTAACCTGTTGGATAttatgtccggttcgataagtcaacgctgccgacCGGGTCTTCACCCGTAAGAGTTAGACCTTGGGCAACGAACTAAAAATCCACTTAACCCgtttaactggtaattacgaaccATATACGAGACAGATCATAATTATTTTTATGATCATAAGCGGGTATTGAACTGAGAGACGGGGACATGGACCGAGTGGGACAAGAACACTCTTGCATCGCCACATGTCGCGCACCTACATCGCAGCCAATGGCATCACATCCAGGGGATCTTCTCGCCACTTGTCATGCACCTATATTGTGGCCAATCAAAGCACATGCAATTTTGCATGTGTGACACTTGGCGAAAATGCATGGGCCTTCATGATCTATTTAATGGGTCTTTAGGTCTTACATTTTGGTGAGTGTGTGTGTAGGATGAACAAATGTAGAGAACACAAAATGCTCCCAACAACACCCAAACACAACCGGCCACCATGCCTGCCGCGGGCCGTCGCCGCCCCGCCGCCGCCGCCGTCGCCTCCCCGCCTCCGTCGTCCCGCCGCTGACCGCTACTTTCCGCCGCTGCCAGCCGCCCCTGTTTGTCGCGGTCCGCCGCCGCTTGGCGCCGCCTCGATCGACGCGTTTCGTTGGTTTGTTTACTAGCACttgttcgttgaacctcggtgtctcgaccggttagtcattaaccgaggtatatttttctcatcggtagttaaatatattttttactgTGCTCGTATTTGTATGTAACCGGATCCTGTTGGGTTTCATTTTGTTGATCACTTGTTtttatttccgctgcgtttttattaattaacttgcttaattaattatctattatttattgaaccgggttttgataaataaaattttaaccgATCACCACGGAaacccaacagtggtatcagagctttggttACAACATACGAGTCGGTACCGGTCTTTTAACCGGAGTTAGAGCAcaaactttatttatttaaagtTTATGATCTAAGTATTTTTAAGGGCACTTTTATTTTGGtcaatattttatttgttttgctTGATCAAAACATTGTCCGGTTTATTTTGTGATTGTTGTGCAATGTGTAAATCCGGCCCGACCTTTTTTGTGGTTGTATATTTTATTCGGTTTTGTGATTATTATTTTTTGGCCACTGAGAtggttcaaagttgtaatagattagtttatggttttggcccgtcttgtggttcaaagttgtaatagataggCTTTTTGTCTTTGTTGTATTTACTTGTTAAATATTGTTGATACGAAGACCCGAAGCAAGCCCGAAGCAAAACCAAATGCCAAGAGGAGTCTTGGAGTTAGTGGGAGTTGCTCAAGACAACAAGATGCACtcaagtccatccttgtggttgtttgTGTGTTGTGACCCCGTGACCCGTTTGATCTTGCTATTAGGATCGAGCAAGATCGAACAATTTTGGCCATATGGATTTACATATTTATCTTGCTATTGTGGTTGCTTTTATCTTATAAATTGTTATAACGTAACCAACCTAAATACCAACATGATTTTAAAgagttttaaaatattaaaacaatCACATTAAAACAAGTTCTAAATTGTTTTTATAACTTGTTAAAGTTTTGTTATAAAATAAAGGATGTTTTTGAAACAAATAATAACCAATTAAGTTTTGCAAATTAAACTAGTTTTTATTTTCCAGAACTATTAACTTAATAGTTTTCTATTAACTTAAAATTGGTTATTGCAAGTCGCGACAAAGTTAGTTTTATAGGTTATCTAAAACTAATTGTCCCGAGAGGTGAAAGGGTCCTTTTTGGTTATGTCGCAAATTTAATATCTAAATTAAAACCGACTATAACGACCCTATTtggtaaaaattaaaatcaatagtCTATGCCATCCTACTACTAGTAACACTTGGGGCATAATGCGAACCATTAGTGTTGGAGCCACAGCACAACACTTGGTGTCTAGTttatccttccaaggtgcaagggcTTCGTCGACACATCCGACCCTTCCACATGTGACCGttttaggacgactattacttttCTTCTCGTGTTACGTGCCCCAACTGTCTCGAGAACAAAAGTGGCATAGATGAGGCCAAACGTATCAATGCAAGGACAACATGTTATCCTCGCAGCCTCATAAATCTCGGGAGTTGTGCTTTTCTCACAATTGACAATCGATGTCAGTCCGCTTGAACCTCTTGCTAATGTTGCGTGCCCCAGCTGCCTTTGGAAAGAGCTTCTAACCGGATTCTCGTTCCTTATCGTCTCACCTCACGAAATAAAGAGATATACATCGAAAATACTTATTAAAATCACCTTGCTTATATAACAGATGTCTAATAAAACAACTCCTTCATATTCAAGTCGATACTTGAAAAGGAAAGGAAATAAAAATTTGAATAACACCAATCTTCTCGAATG comes from the Helianthus annuus cultivar XRQ/B chromosome 4, HanXRQr2.0-SUNRISE, whole genome shotgun sequence genome and includes:
- the LOC110936503 gene encoding uncharacterized protein LOC110936503, translating into MAVRVKRVTDPLDDRVKNRIVAAYHSSGSEHSGTASHISDDDDDSSHSVHSLSYLLRCFDEENDDDDAINTDEQDVKPRAHESDSDFSDSDSDQGEEKLEEINSTMRNLNVDRFRNVLFSNVLEAMAVFRCLKPNTQILNRNVMMFLQKLGYNAAICKTKWRSCGGLTAGNYEFIDVVQSGSGVRYFIDVNFAGEFQIARQTNQFRRFLQNLPVVFVGKSADLKVIVKLMSDEIRRSMKCRGLLLPPWRKNRFMQNKWFGPYRRTVNYIPANIASCLTVPVNQMTANVKCSMIGFSVVDSAPLLNAATRTR